The bacterium genomic interval ATTGGAACTACCTTTGTATCGAAGGCATATCCTTCCATCTTGCCTTCCACAGCACAGTATTCCTTTACCTCTATTACTCTCCCTCCTAATGCTACTTTATAAGGTTCAGATAGCAGACGAATAGGAACACCTTCTAATAAGTCTCTGATAATATAGGTATGCACAGAACCTGTATCAAATAGTGCATTTACCTTTCTCCCTTCTATTTCTATCTCTTTTACAATTCTCATCTTCATCAATCACCTAATCTCCATGCCAGATTATTTCAGTAATGCCTGAACGCTTACAT includes:
- a CDS encoding aspartyl protease family protein, translating into MKMRIVKEIEIEGRKVNALFDTGSVHTYIIRDLLEGVPIRLLSEPYKVALGGRVIEVKEYCAVEGKMEGYAFDTKVVPIDKLGRVDGKEIDALIGALTMEEWEISVSPKDGTLDLSGLKRREFTEFLECE